The following coding sequences are from one Halomicrobium zhouii window:
- a CDS encoding DUF7385 family protein: MDDFEELVSSLTPREDNDAISSYQNTTAVACPACDQPFDDMVVCKQEFTSLNLDVELDLCATTDDDRVVLFTHKP; the protein is encoded by the coding sequence ATGGACGACTTCGAGGAACTCGTCTCGTCGCTGACGCCGCGCGAGGACAACGACGCCATCTCGTCGTACCAGAACACGACCGCCGTCGCCTGCCCGGCCTGCGATCAGCCCTTCGACGACATGGTCGTCTGCAAGCAGGAGTTTACGTCGCTGAACCTCGACGTCGAACTGGACCTGTGTGCGACCACCGACGACGACCGCGTGGTCCTGTTCACGCACAAGCCGTGA
- a CDS encoding winged helix-turn-helix domain-containing protein — protein MSTDETPDDDPGESDETDGEVTEGAEDDRGESDVRERIEQEADRAVEQFDEGIVDLLAWVLDTETRARIYVHLRQRPHSTSEEIAEGTGLYPSTVREALAELHEEGTVLRQKRQNDGAGNNPYEYATIPPSELVGDVVDDVQEELNTVFNLDRYLDTGVGGGSDDVDESSSEPVTINVEDETDDGDDGSDDGDNEPGDY, from the coding sequence ATGTCTACCGACGAGACTCCGGACGACGACCCGGGCGAGAGCGACGAGACGGACGGTGAGGTGACTGAGGGCGCCGAGGACGACCGCGGCGAGTCCGACGTTCGCGAACGGATCGAACAGGAAGCCGACCGCGCCGTCGAACAGTTCGACGAGGGGATCGTCGACCTGCTCGCGTGGGTACTCGACACCGAGACGCGTGCGCGCATCTACGTCCACCTCCGCCAGCGACCACACAGCACGAGCGAGGAGATCGCCGAAGGGACCGGGCTCTATCCGAGTACAGTCCGCGAAGCGCTCGCCGAACTCCACGAGGAGGGGACGGTCCTGCGCCAGAAACGCCAGAACGACGGCGCGGGTAACAACCCCTACGAGTACGCGACGATCCCGCCGAGCGAACTCGTCGGTGACGTCGTCGACGACGTCCAGGAAGAACTCAACACCGTCTTCAACCTCGATCGGTACCTCGACACCGGCGTCGGCGGTGGATCTGACGACGTCGACGAGAGCAGCTCCGAGCCGGTGACCATCAACGTCGAAGACGAGACCGACGACGGTGACGACGGATCCGACGACGGAGACAACGAGCCCGGCGACTACTGA
- a CDS encoding phosphopantetheine adenylyltransferase — protein MKVALGGTFDPLHDGHRALFERAFELGDVTVGLTSDDLAPKTRRADRHVRSFADRKRDIENELRSFAAEYDREFEVRRLDEPTGIATEPQFDALVVSPETETGGKRINEIRRERGHDPLEIEVVPHVHADDGDIISSTRIVRGEIDEHGNLTPESDGRTQPSDE, from the coding sequence ATGAAGGTCGCGTTGGGTGGGACGTTCGATCCCCTCCACGACGGACACCGCGCGCTGTTCGAGCGCGCGTTCGAACTCGGCGACGTGACGGTCGGACTGACCAGCGACGACCTCGCGCCGAAGACGCGCCGCGCCGACCGCCACGTTCGGTCGTTCGCGGACCGAAAGCGCGACATCGAGAACGAACTGCGAAGTTTCGCCGCGGAGTACGACCGCGAGTTCGAGGTCCGCCGCCTCGACGAGCCGACCGGCATCGCGACCGAGCCCCAGTTCGACGCACTGGTCGTCTCCCCCGAGACCGAAACAGGCGGCAAGCGCATCAACGAGATCCGACGTGAACGAGGCCACGATCCGCTCGAGATCGAGGTGGTTCCGCACGTCCACGCCGACGATGGCGACATCATCTCCAGTACGCGCATCGTCCGCGGCGAAATCGACGAACACGGCAATCTCACTCCGGAGAGCGACGGTCGCACGCAACCCTCCGACGAGTGA
- a CDS encoding glutamate--cysteine ligase, which produces MEETGAAEAFTRMGTLGIEEEFYVVDEHGRPTSGTDELVYEHDPPELLEGRLDHELFKCVIETQTPVIESLAEARDHLDAVRGALVDHAAAHGFGIAAAGLHPLAKWRELEHAEKPRYQSQLDRIQYPQHRNVTAGLHVHVGVDDADKATWVANELRWHLPVMLALSANSPFWNGFDTGLASARAKIFEGLPNTGMPTAFDSFETYQEFERRMVETGRIDDRGELWFDVRPHSGHGTVEVRTPDAHHDPDVVMAFVEYVHALVEDLAARYADGESATDVRREFLDENKWRALRYGHDADLLGREFSTTRALGEIVDRECERLDIGGIRSLYDAESGAAVQRRVRREHGTAALADLVRL; this is translated from the coding sequence ATGGAGGAGACGGGCGCAGCGGAGGCGTTCACCCGGATGGGCACGCTCGGGATCGAAGAAGAGTTCTACGTCGTCGACGAGCACGGTCGGCCGACGTCGGGCACCGACGAACTCGTCTACGAGCACGACCCGCCGGAACTTCTCGAGGGACGCCTCGACCACGAACTGTTCAAGTGCGTCATCGAGACGCAGACGCCAGTCATCGAGTCGCTCGCCGAGGCGCGCGACCACCTCGACGCGGTCCGCGGTGCCCTCGTCGACCACGCCGCGGCCCACGGGTTCGGTATCGCCGCCGCGGGGCTCCACCCGCTGGCGAAGTGGCGCGAACTCGAACACGCCGAGAAACCCCGCTACCAGTCCCAGCTCGACCGTATCCAGTATCCACAGCACCGCAACGTAACCGCCGGCCTGCACGTCCACGTGGGCGTCGACGACGCGGACAAGGCCACCTGGGTCGCCAACGAACTCCGCTGGCACCTCCCGGTCATGCTGGCGCTGTCGGCGAACTCGCCGTTCTGGAACGGCTTCGACACGGGGCTCGCGTCGGCGCGCGCGAAGATATTCGAGGGGTTACCCAACACCGGGATGCCGACCGCCTTCGACTCCTTCGAGACGTACCAGGAGTTCGAGCGGCGGATGGTGGAGACCGGCCGCATCGACGACCGCGGCGAACTCTGGTTCGACGTCCGGCCCCACTCCGGCCACGGCACCGTCGAGGTGCGGACGCCGGACGCCCACCACGACCCAGACGTCGTGATGGCGTTCGTCGAGTACGTCCACGCCCTCGTCGAGGACCTTGCTGCCCGCTACGCGGACGGCGAGTCGGCCACCGACGTCCGGCGGGAGTTCCTCGACGAGAACAAGTGGCGCGCGCTCCGGTACGGCCACGACGCCGACCTCCTCGGGCGCGAATTCTCCACGACGCGGGCGCTCGGTGAGATCGTCGACCGCGAGTGTGAACGGCTCGATATCGGTGGCATTCGGTCGCTGTACGACGCGGAAAGCGGCGCCGCGGTGCAGCGACGAGTTCGGCGCGAGCACGGAACTGCGGCGCTCGCCGACCTCGTACGGCTGTAG
- the cobT gene encoding nicotinate mononucleotide-dependent phosphoribosyltransferase CobT — MTNDRTRFVLTAGTTRTAAIEGISAAGADPDAMVHTPAADAEILTYGTTVRAPEVPRSPTGCLTPAVVTRAVRDLVGFEATVVDGGLVEPTGAPTVTVGARPGDDVREQDPVSSAPGAFEAARQFGHALPEEEVFLAETIPGGTTTALGVLRALGERGAVSSSLPENPIETKRDVVEEGLAASSLAPGDASGEPKRAVRRMGDPVLAVVSGIALGAIESETAVTLAGGTQMVAVAALLRHAGVEQSLPLATTSYVAEDETAAVETAADELALDLTVADPGFGRSDHPAMATYAAGEAKEGVGMGGALALATRAGIPMADVRERVAAIADELAGD; from the coding sequence ATGACCAACGACCGGACGCGGTTCGTGTTGACCGCGGGGACGACCCGCACTGCGGCCATCGAGGGGATCAGCGCGGCGGGCGCCGACCCCGACGCGATGGTGCACACGCCAGCCGCGGACGCGGAGATTCTGACCTACGGAACGACTGTGCGAGCGCCGGAAGTCCCCCGGAGTCCGACGGGCTGTCTCACGCCCGCGGTGGTGACCCGTGCGGTGCGTGACCTCGTCGGGTTCGAGGCGACCGTCGTCGACGGCGGCCTCGTCGAACCGACTGGCGCGCCGACGGTGACGGTCGGCGCGCGGCCCGGTGACGACGTGCGCGAACAGGACCCCGTGTCGAGCGCGCCCGGGGCGTTCGAGGCGGCGCGGCAGTTCGGGCACGCGCTCCCGGAGGAAGAGGTGTTTCTCGCGGAGACGATTCCAGGCGGAACGACGACCGCTCTGGGCGTCCTTCGCGCGCTGGGCGAGCGCGGTGCCGTCTCCTCCTCGCTGCCGGAGAACCCCATCGAAACGAAGCGGGACGTCGTCGAGGAGGGACTGGCCGCGAGTTCGCTGGCGCCGGGCGACGCGAGCGGCGAACCCAAGCGGGCCGTCCGACGGATGGGCGACCCGGTTCTCGCCGTAGTCTCGGGCATCGCACTGGGAGCCATCGAGTCCGAGACGGCGGTGACGCTCGCCGGCGGAACCCAGATGGTCGCGGTCGCGGCGCTCCTTCGCCACGCCGGCGTCGAGCAATCGCTCCCGCTGGCGACGACGTCGTACGTCGCGGAGGACGAGACGGCGGCCGTCGAGACGGCGGCCGACGAACTGGCCCTCGATCTGACGGTGGCCGATCCCGGGTTCGGCCGGAGCGACCACCCGGCGATGGCGACCTACGCCGCCGGCGAGGCCAAGGAGGGCGTGGGGATGGGCGGTGCCCTCGCCCTCGCGACGCGCGCCGGAATCCCGATGGCAGACGTCCGCGAGCGCGTCGCTGCCATCGCCGACGAACTCGCGGGGGATTGA
- a CDS encoding fibrillarin-like rRNA/tRNA 2'-O-methyltransferase: MTLPDGVEYHVFGDSGDDDEGDGIEGDGKGDDGPGSLATRGEPVYGEPTDGEYRRWDPHRSKLGAMLALGMDTGLAGAETALYLGAAAGTTVSHVADFAGPTYAVEFAARPMSDLLDATESRPNLVPLLKDARQPATYAHVVEPVDVLVQDVATRGQARVARLNSQFLREDGRLLLAIKSRSEDVTRAPDDVFDDALDDLRGEYEVLETERLSPYHEDHLGVVARPTADGTL; encoded by the coding sequence GTGACGCTCCCAGACGGCGTGGAGTACCACGTATTCGGTGATTCCGGCGACGACGACGAGGGCGACGGAATCGAAGGCGACGGCAAGGGCGACGACGGCCCCGGGTCACTGGCGACACGTGGGGAACCGGTGTACGGGGAACCCACTGACGGGGAGTACCGGCGCTGGGACCCCCACCGGTCGAAACTCGGCGCGATGCTGGCGCTGGGGATGGACACAGGCCTCGCCGGCGCCGAGACGGCGCTGTACCTGGGCGCGGCCGCCGGGACGACGGTGAGCCACGTCGCCGACTTCGCCGGCCCGACCTACGCCGTCGAGTTCGCCGCGCGACCGATGAGTGACCTGCTCGACGCGACCGAGTCGCGCCCGAACCTGGTCCCCCTGCTGAAGGACGCCCGGCAGCCCGCGACGTACGCCCACGTCGTCGAACCGGTCGACGTCCTCGTCCAGGACGTCGCCACGCGCGGACAGGCCCGGGTCGCCCGGCTGAACAGTCAGTTCCTCCGCGAGGACGGACGGCTACTGCTGGCGATCAAGTCCCGGAGCGAGGACGTCACGCGTGCGCCCGACGACGTGTTCGACGACGCCCTCGACGACCTGCGCGGCGAGTACGAGGTCCTGGAGACCGAGCGGCTCTCGCCGTACCACGAGGACCACCTGGGCGTCGTCGCGCGGCCGACCGCTGACGGAACGCTTTAA
- a CDS encoding Hsp20/alpha crystallin family protein, whose product MRRANDPFEQMEAIFEQMRRSMLGAQGAAGRPMLGDGTQAGPTLTADGSHDAGVTVEERDGEYVVLADLPGFEREEIDLTFDDGVLTIDGTHEVTDDHEYRQRTVSESVRIPAEVVVDDVNATYRNGVLEVTLPVEAAASDAVRIDVE is encoded by the coding sequence ATGCGAAGAGCAAACGACCCCTTCGAGCAGATGGAAGCGATATTCGAACAGATGCGACGTTCGATGCTGGGGGCTCAGGGCGCCGCCGGGCGTCCGATGCTCGGTGACGGGACGCAGGCAGGTCCGACCCTCACAGCGGACGGGAGTCACGACGCGGGCGTCACGGTAGAAGAACGGGACGGTGAGTACGTGGTCCTCGCCGACCTCCCCGGGTTCGAGCGCGAGGAGATAGACCTGACCTTCGACGACGGCGTCCTCACCATCGACGGGACCCACGAGGTGACCGACGACCACGAGTACCGCCAGCGCACGGTGTCGGAGTCGGTCCGGATACCCGCCGAGGTGGTAGTCGACGACGTGAACGCGACTTACCGCAACGGCGTCCTCGAAGTGACGCTCCCCGTCGAGGCGGCGGCGAGCGACGCGGTCCGAATCGACGTCGAGTAA
- a CDS encoding transcription initiation factor IIB family protein, whose product MYRASDQFEHAEWLNELEAAADELGLEEQARSRAGDLFLSNVPEEERSKRATMAACLYVGALVSGQQRTQTSVADAADVSRLTVQQRWKDLLEDVGLDAPDW is encoded by the coding sequence ATGTACAGAGCGAGCGACCAGTTCGAGCACGCGGAGTGGCTGAACGAACTCGAGGCCGCGGCGGACGAACTCGGACTGGAGGAGCAGGCGCGCTCCCGGGCGGGGGACCTCTTTCTTTCGAACGTGCCGGAAGAGGAGCGGTCCAAGCGAGCGACGATGGCGGCGTGTCTCTACGTGGGGGCGCTGGTCAGCGGCCAGCAACGGACACAGACCAGCGTTGCGGACGCGGCGGACGTCTCGCGACTGACTGTCCAGCAGCGCTGGAAGGACCTGCTCGAAGACGTCGGACTCGACGCGCCGGACTGGTAG
- a CDS encoding cobyrinic acid a,c-diamide synthase: MEGLVVAGTASGVGKTVATLAMIEALKREGHSVQPAKAGPDFIDPSHHEAVGGVPSRTLDLWLQGEDGLRQNYWRGDGDVCLVEGVMGMYDGDGSSTAMVAEALNLPVVLVVDAKAGMESVAATALGFREYAATADRDVDVAGVVAQRCHGGRHEQGIRDALPDGIEFLGRIPPQSDLEIPDRHLGLEMGSESPVDADALAAAAESLDVSALLDVAREPPEPDANRPRPATDARVAVAQDEAFCFTYAATLERLSERAEVVTFSPVAGDDLPDADGVYLPGGYPELHAEALEDSSALGTLADRAADGLPVYGECGGMMALAESLTTAEGDTFEMAGVLPAAVEMVDRYQALDHVELVGTQASPVASPGDRLRGHEFHYSRADVGSDATFAFDVERGSGIDGDRDGLLEYRTLGTYCHCHPASGAFDQFLGLV, from the coding sequence ATGGAAGGTCTCGTCGTCGCCGGCACGGCCTCCGGCGTGGGCAAAACGGTGGCGACGCTGGCGATGATCGAGGCGCTCAAGCGCGAGGGACACTCGGTCCAGCCGGCAAAAGCCGGCCCGGACTTCATCGACCCGAGCCACCACGAGGCCGTCGGCGGGGTGCCCTCTCGGACCCTCGACCTGTGGCTCCAGGGCGAGGACGGCCTCCGGCAGAACTACTGGCGCGGCGACGGCGACGTCTGCCTCGTCGAGGGCGTGATGGGGATGTACGACGGCGACGGCTCCAGCACGGCGATGGTCGCGGAGGCGCTGAACCTGCCCGTCGTCCTCGTCGTCGACGCCAAGGCGGGGATGGAGAGCGTCGCGGCGACGGCCCTGGGATTCCGCGAGTACGCCGCGACGGCCGACCGGGACGTCGACGTCGCCGGCGTCGTCGCCCAGCGCTGTCACGGCGGGCGACACGAACAGGGTATCCGCGACGCGCTGCCCGACGGCATCGAGTTCCTGGGCAGGATACCGCCCCAGTCCGACCTCGAGATCCCGGACCGACACCTGGGGCTGGAGATGGGGTCCGAGTCGCCGGTCGACGCCGACGCGCTGGCGGCCGCCGCGGAATCGCTGGACGTGAGTGCGCTGCTCGACGTCGCCCGCGAACCGCCAGAACCCGACGCGAATCGACCGCGACCGGCCACTGACGCACGGGTAGCAGTAGCGCAGGACGAGGCCTTCTGCTTCACGTACGCCGCGACGCTCGAACGCCTCAGCGAACGCGCCGAGGTGGTGACGTTTTCGCCCGTCGCCGGCGACGACCTGCCCGATGCCGACGGGGTCTACCTCCCCGGCGGCTATCCCGAACTCCACGCCGAAGCACTGGAAGACTCGTCGGCACTCGGCACGCTCGCGGACCGGGCCGCCGACGGGCTTCCGGTGTACGGCGAGTGCGGCGGGATGATGGCCCTGGCCGAATCGCTGACGACGGCCGAGGGCGACACCTTCGAGATGGCCGGGGTCCTCCCGGCGGCCGTCGAGATGGTCGACCGGTACCAGGCGCTGGACCACGTCGAACTGGTCGGGACACAGGCCAGCCCCGTCGCGTCGCCGGGCGACCGACTCCGTGGCCACGAGTTCCACTACTCCCGGGCCGACGTCGGGTCGGACGCGACGTTCGCCTTCGACGTCGAGCGGGGGTCGGGCATCGACGGGGACCGCGACGGACTCCTGGAGTACCGGACGCTGGGGACGTACTGCCACTGCCACCCGGCCAGCGGCGCGTTCGACCAGTTTCTCGGACTGGTGTGA
- a CDS encoding NOP5/NOP56 family protein has protein sequence MTDGWFAGLDPDDVDGGARAIRDGSADEPADWPAQAVEAGFAADEDEYYDRLQSAAVAAARGAARDSERADDRQLIHAVRAMDDCRRTANELAERVAEWAASRYDDAGSGVEYARSVADRSPEDAADERLISLADRVAGLADEADAHRAFVERTAPDVVPNLANLADPVLAARLLDLAGGLEALAKKPSGTVQVLGAEDALFAHLRGRAPSPKHGVIYTHEAVQGTHPEHRGSAARALAGKLTIAARIDHYSGDLRPELEAQLADRIDTIQARSTGGEDQ, from the coding sequence ATGACAGACGGGTGGTTCGCCGGGCTGGACCCCGACGACGTCGACGGGGGAGCCCGCGCGATACGCGACGGGAGCGCGGACGAGCCGGCCGACTGGCCCGCACAGGCGGTCGAGGCGGGCTTCGCCGCCGACGAGGACGAGTACTACGACCGTCTCCAGTCGGCCGCCGTCGCGGCCGCGCGAGGAGCCGCCCGGGACAGCGAGCGTGCCGACGACCGCCAGCTAATCCACGCCGTCCGGGCCATGGACGACTGTCGGCGCACAGCCAACGAACTCGCCGAGCGAGTGGCCGAGTGGGCCGCCAGCCGGTACGACGACGCAGGATCCGGCGTCGAGTACGCACGGTCCGTCGCCGACAGGTCGCCAGAAGACGCCGCCGACGAGCGACTGATCTCGCTGGCAGACCGCGTCGCGGGGCTCGCCGACGAGGCCGACGCGCACCGGGCGTTCGTCGAACGGACGGCGCCGGACGTCGTCCCGAACCTCGCGAACCTCGCCGACCCGGTGCTGGCCGCCCGCCTCCTCGATCTGGCAGGCGGGCTCGAAGCGCTGGCGAAGAAGCCCAGCGGGACCGTCCAGGTCCTCGGCGCCGAGGACGCGCTGTTCGCCCACCTCCGGGGCCGGGCGCCCTCGCCCAAACACGGCGTCATCTACACTCACGAGGCCGTCCAGGGCACCCATCCCGAACACCGGGGGTCGGCGGCCCGGGCGCTCGCCGGGAAACTCACCATCGCCGCACGAATCGACCACTACAGCGGCGACCTGCGGCCGGAACTCGAGGCCCAGCTCGCCGACCGGATCGATACGATCCAGGCCCGCTCTACCGGGGGTGAGGACCAGTGA
- a CDS encoding putative zinc-binding protein, translating into MTTEYDELPLVYSCSGCSSAAQMANDLAVRLDRERLAEMSCIAGVGGNVAPLVDTATSGRPTVVIDGCPLECAKQSLAKHDVTPDAHVNLAAEGVPKEYHTDYDDEQAGKLFEELVQEIGRVTTSG; encoded by the coding sequence ATGACCACGGAGTACGACGAACTGCCGCTGGTGTACTCGTGTTCGGGCTGTTCGAGCGCGGCGCAGATGGCAAACGACCTCGCCGTCCGGCTGGACCGGGAACGGCTGGCGGAGATGTCGTGTATCGCGGGCGTCGGCGGGAACGTCGCCCCGCTGGTGGATACGGCGACGTCGGGCCGCCCGACCGTCGTCATCGACGGCTGTCCCCTCGAATGCGCGAAACAGAGCCTCGCGAAACACGACGTCACGCCGGACGCTCACGTCAACCTCGCTGCCGAAGGCGTCCCCAAGGAGTACCACACCGACTACGACGACGAACAGGCCGGTAAACTGTTCGAAGAACTCGTCCAGGAGATCGGTCGAGTGACGACGTCGGGGTGA
- a CDS encoding MFS transporter, protein MNANDRAITGFAMAGHGMVHVFELSIPILMTVWLVEFPVTAATLGAIVGVGYGLFGLGALPGGVLVDRVGGRTMIVACLFGMGGSFLALAVVPGVAGIAVGLALWGLTASVYHPAGLSLISNGVEERGRAFAYHGMAANVGTAAGPFATALLLVAFDWQTAAMALALPALATALVGLNVEFDETAAVDVAADGGDAPSADVDSLGEFVSASRGLFTVGFLTVLALVLFNGLYYRGMLTFLPDLLGEFLDPLVGTTSGAGIGLFADGAFAREFDLSQYLYAGLLAVGIGGQYVGGRLTEALDPEQGLAVMLTALVAIGLLFVPAAETLPTLLAVSVALGFALFAMQPLSQATVAKYSPAEHRGLSFGYTYLAIFGLGAIGASTTGAALTYATPAVAFLSLAGFATVALVLALSLLRWDSRASSSTE, encoded by the coding sequence ATGAACGCGAACGACCGGGCCATCACCGGTTTCGCGATGGCCGGGCACGGGATGGTCCACGTTTTCGAGCTATCGATTCCCATCCTGATGACGGTCTGGTTAGTCGAGTTCCCGGTGACGGCGGCGACGCTCGGGGCCATCGTCGGCGTCGGCTACGGGCTGTTCGGCCTCGGCGCGTTACCGGGCGGCGTCCTCGTCGACCGGGTCGGCGGGCGGACTATGATCGTCGCTTGCCTGTTCGGCATGGGCGGTTCGTTCCTGGCGCTCGCCGTCGTTCCGGGCGTCGCCGGCATCGCCGTCGGCCTCGCCCTCTGGGGTCTCACCGCGAGCGTCTACCACCCGGCGGGCCTCTCACTGATTAGCAACGGCGTCGAGGAGCGAGGCCGCGCGTTCGCCTACCACGGCATGGCCGCGAACGTCGGTACCGCCGCCGGCCCCTTCGCGACGGCGCTGTTACTCGTCGCGTTCGACTGGCAGACCGCCGCGATGGCCCTGGCCCTGCCAGCCCTGGCGACCGCACTCGTCGGACTGAACGTGGAGTTCGACGAGACCGCAGCCGTCGACGTCGCCGCGGACGGCGGCGACGCCCCATCAGCGGACGTCGACTCGCTGGGGGAGTTCGTCTCGGCCTCGCGCGGCCTCTTCACCGTCGGCTTCCTGACCGTGCTCGCCCTCGTGTTGTTCAACGGCCTGTACTACCGCGGGATGCTCACGTTCCTTCCCGACCTGCTCGGCGAGTTCCTCGATCCGCTGGTCGGTACGACGTCCGGGGCGGGAATCGGACTGTTCGCTGACGGCGCGTTCGCCCGGGAGTTCGACCTCTCACAGTACCTCTACGCCGGCCTGCTGGCCGTCGGCATCGGCGGGCAGTACGTCGGCGGCCGCCTGACCGAAGCCCTCGACCCGGAGCAGGGCCTGGCGGTCATGCTCACCGCGCTCGTCGCCATCGGCCTCCTCTTCGTCCCCGCTGCCGAGACGCTCCCGACGTTACTCGCCGTCAGCGTCGCCCTGGGATTCGCGCTCTTCGCGATGCAGCCGCTCAGCCAGGCAACCGTCGCCAAGTACTCGCCGGCCGAGCACCGGGGCCTCTCCTTCGGTTACACCTACCTCGCCATCTTCGGCCTCGGCGCCATCGGGGCGTCGACCACCGGCGCCGCCCTCACTTACGCCACGCCCGCAGTCGCGTTCCTCTCGCTGGCCGGCTTCGCAACGGTCGCCCTCGTTCTGGCGCTGTCGCTCCTCCGTTGGGACAGTCGGGCGTCCAGTTCGACCGAGTAA